The following proteins come from a genomic window of Mammaliicoccus sp. Marseille-Q6498:
- the lysS gene encoding lysine--tRNA ligase translates to MSEEMNDQMLVRREKLQELRDLGIDPFGKKFVRSGDAVSLQEAWDQYSKEELHEKEESSSVAIAGRLMTKRGKGKAGFAHVKDITGQIQIYVRKDQVGDEQFEIWKHADLGDIVGVHGVMFKTNTGELSVKAKEFTVLSKSLRPLPDKYHGLQDIEQRYRQRYLDLITSEESTKTFITRSQIIQEMRNYLNNKGFLEVETPMMHQIAGGASARPFVTHHNALDATLYMRIAIELHLKRLIVGGLEKVYEIGRVFRNEGVSTRHNPEFTMIELYEAYADYNDIMDLTESMVASIAEKVLGSTTVQYGEESIDLAPQWRRWHMVDAVKEFTGVDFFEVKSDEEAHALAKEHNIEVEPRMSYGHILNEFFEQKVEEQLIQPTFIYGHPIEISPLAKKNPEDPRFTDRFELFIVGREHANAFTELNDPIDQRERFEAQMKEKDQGNDEAHEMDEDFIEALEYGMPPTGGLGIGIDRLVMLLTNSASIRDVLLFPYMRQK, encoded by the coding sequence ATGTCAGAAGAAATGAATGACCAAATGTTGGTTCGAAGAGAAAAACTACAAGAATTAAGAGATCTAGGTATAGATCCTTTTGGTAAGAAATTTGTGAGAAGCGGCGATGCAGTTTCTTTACAAGAAGCATGGGATCAATATAGTAAAGAAGAGCTTCACGAAAAAGAAGAATCTTCTTCAGTTGCGATAGCTGGTCGTTTAATGACTAAAAGAGGTAAAGGTAAAGCTGGATTTGCTCACGTTAAAGATATTACAGGACAAATTCAAATTTATGTGCGTAAAGACCAAGTTGGAGATGAGCAATTCGAAATCTGGAAACATGCTGATCTAGGTGACATTGTCGGTGTTCACGGTGTAATGTTCAAAACTAACACAGGGGAACTTTCAGTTAAAGCTAAAGAATTCACTGTACTATCTAAATCATTACGTCCTTTACCAGACAAATATCATGGGTTACAAGATATTGAACAACGTTATCGTCAACGCTATTTAGATTTAATCACGAGTGAAGAATCAACTAAAACATTCATTACACGTAGCCAAATCATTCAAGAGATGAGAAACTATTTAAATAATAAAGGATTCCTAGAAGTAGAAACACCAATGATGCACCAAATTGCTGGTGGCGCTTCAGCACGTCCTTTCGTTACTCATCATAATGCACTTGATGCGACTTTATACATGAGAATCGCGATTGAATTGCACTTAAAACGTTTAATTGTTGGTGGTTTAGAAAAAGTATATGAAATTGGAAGAGTATTCCGTAACGAAGGTGTTTCAACAAGACATAATCCTGAGTTCACAATGATAGAGTTATATGAAGCATATGCTGATTACAACGATATTATGGATTTAACAGAATCTATGGTAGCTTCTATTGCTGAAAAAGTATTAGGTTCTACAACTGTTCAATACGGAGAAGAATCAATAGATTTAGCTCCACAATGGAGAAGATGGCATATGGTAGATGCTGTGAAAGAATTTACTGGTGTAGATTTCTTTGAAGTTAAATCTGATGAAGAAGCACATGCGCTAGCGAAAGAGCATAATATTGAAGTTGAACCTCGTATGTCTTATGGTCATATTCTTAATGAATTCTTCGAACAAAAAGTAGAAGAACAACTTATTCAACCAACATTTATTTACGGTCATCCAATAGAAATATCACCATTAGCTAAGAAAAATCCAGAAGATCCAAGATTTACGGATCGTTTTGAGTTGTTTATTGTTGGTAGAGAACATGCAAATGCATTTACTGAATTAAATGACCCTATAGATCAAAGAGAAAGATTTGAAGCACAAATGAAAGAAAAAGATCAAGGAAACGATGAAGCACATGAAATGGATGAAGATTTCATTGAAGCATTAGAATATGGTATGCCTCCAACAGGTGGATTAGGTATCGGTATTGATCGTTTAGTTATGCTTTTAACTAATTCAGCATCAATAAGAGACGTACTACTATTCCCTTATATGAGACAAAAATAA
- the cysK gene encoding cysteine synthase A, with protein sequence MAKKVNNIVELIGDTPVVKLNKVVEEGSADVYVKLEYQNPGSSVKDRIGLAMIEAAEKEGKIKPGDTIIEPTSGNTGIGLAMVAAAKGYKAVFVMPDTMSSERRSLLKAYGAELVLTPGAEGMKGAIKRAKEIKEEKGYFEPQQFENPANPKVHELTTGPELVEQFEGSQIDAFLAGVGTGGTLSGAGKVLKEKYPEIQIVAIEPEASAILSGGNPGPHKLQGLGAGFVPDTLDTKVYDDVIKVGNEEAMEMSRKVAKEEGILGGISSGAAIVAALKKAKELGKGKNVVTVLPSNGERYLSTPLYAFED encoded by the coding sequence ATGGCTAAGAAAGTAAATAATATTGTTGAATTAATAGGGGATACACCTGTTGTTAAACTAAATAAAGTTGTTGAAGAAGGTTCAGCAGATGTATACGTTAAATTAGAATATCAAAACCCTGGTAGTTCTGTAAAAGACAGAATTGGTTTAGCGATGATAGAAGCTGCTGAAAAAGAAGGTAAAATCAAACCTGGCGACACAATTATTGAACCTACATCTGGTAATACTGGTATTGGTTTAGCAATGGTTGCAGCTGCTAAAGGTTATAAAGCAGTATTTGTTATGCCTGACACAATGAGTAGCGAACGTCGTTCACTATTAAAAGCTTATGGAGCTGAATTAGTATTGACACCTGGAGCTGAAGGTATGAAAGGTGCAATCAAACGAGCTAAAGAAATTAAAGAAGAAAAAGGATATTTCGAACCACAACAATTCGAAAACCCTGCTAATCCTAAAGTACACGAATTAACGACAGGTCCAGAATTAGTTGAACAATTTGAAGGTTCACAAATAGATGCTTTCTTAGCTGGTGTTGGTACTGGCGGAACATTATCAGGTGCTGGTAAAGTTCTTAAAGAAAAATATCCTGAAATCCAAATTGTAGCAATTGAACCAGAAGCTTCTGCTATTTTAAGTGGCGGTAACCCAGGTCCTCATAAATTACAAGGATTAGGTGCAGGATTTGTTCCAGACACACTTGATACAAAAGTTTATGATGATGTTATTAAAGTAGGTAATGAAGAAGCAATGGAAATGTCTAGAAAAGTTGCTAAAGAAGAAGGTATTCTTGGTGGTATTTCATCTGGCGCTGCTATTGTAGCTGCATTGAAAAAAGCTAAAGAATTAGGTAAAGGTAAAAATGTTGTAACTGTATTACCAAGTAATGGTGAACGTTACTTATCAACGCCTTTATACGCATTTGAAGACTAA
- the hpt gene encoding hypoxanthine phosphoribosyltransferase, with the protein MKDSIKSVVLSEEQIQERCKALGKQITADYNGKTPICVGILKGSIMFMADLIKHIDTHVEIDFMDVSSYHGGTESTGEVKILKDLSNSVENRDVIIIEDILETGTTLNSIVDLLKYRNVNSIEIVTLLDKPMKRKVDIEAKYVGEKIPDEFVVGYGLDFAEKYRNLPYIGTLKPEIYQ; encoded by the coding sequence ATGAAAGATTCGATTAAGTCTGTTGTACTATCGGAAGAACAGATTCAAGAAAGATGTAAGGCTTTAGGGAAACAAATTACAGCAGATTATAACGGTAAAACACCTATCTGTGTCGGTATTTTAAAGGGTTCAATTATGTTTATGGCAGATTTAATTAAGCATATTGATACACACGTAGAAATAGATTTTATGGATGTATCAAGTTATCATGGTGGTACTGAATCAACAGGAGAAGTTAAGATTTTAAAAGATTTAAGTAATTCAGTAGAAAATAGAGACGTTATCATTATTGAAGACATTTTAGAAACAGGTACAACTTTAAATTCTATCGTGGATCTGTTGAAATATAGAAATGTCAATTCTATTGAAATTGTGACACTATTAGATAAACCAATGAAACGTAAAGTTGACATTGAAGCTAAATATGTTGGTGAAAAGATTCCTGATGAATTTGTAGTAGGTTATGGATTGGATTTTGCGGAGAAATATCGTAACTTGCCATATATTGGAACGCTTAAGCCAGAAATATATCAATGA
- the folP gene encoding dihydropteroate synthase: MRNTKVMGILNVTPDSFSDGGEYNSVEKARAHAEMLINDGADIIDIGGVSTRPGYSEVSLEEELNRVIPVVEALNDLNVQLSVDTYRSKVAEESLKRGVSMINDQWAGLYDPEILNVVAEHNAEIILMHNGDGHRELPVMDEMLLTLLKQANQAELAGIPTKNIWLDPGIGFAKSREEERIVMSRLDELVATGYNVMLATSRKRLINDLLGGNSNVDERDEATAASTAFGIEKGVHAVRVHNVKMNKIVAKTMDALKEI; the protein is encoded by the coding sequence TTGAGAAATACAAAAGTAATGGGTATTTTGAATGTTACACCAGATTCTTTTTCTGATGGTGGAGAGTATAATAGTGTAGAAAAGGCAAGGGCACATGCAGAAATGCTTATTAACGATGGTGCAGATATTATTGATATCGGTGGTGTATCAACTAGACCTGGATACTCAGAGGTCAGTCTTGAAGAAGAACTAAATAGAGTTATTCCAGTAGTTGAAGCACTGAATGACTTAAATGTTCAACTTTCAGTAGATACATATAGAAGTAAAGTTGCCGAAGAATCATTAAAACGTGGTGTTTCAATGATTAATGATCAATGGGCCGGACTTTACGATCCTGAAATATTAAATGTTGTCGCAGAGCATAATGCTGAAATCATTCTTATGCATAACGGAGATGGACATAGAGAACTTCCAGTTATGGATGAAATGCTGTTAACTTTATTGAAACAAGCTAATCAAGCTGAATTAGCGGGTATCCCTACAAAGAACATTTGGTTAGATCCAGGTATAGGTTTTGCAAAATCTAGAGAAGAAGAACGAATTGTAATGTCTCGATTAGATGAGTTAGTAGCTACAGGTTACAATGTCATGCTTGCAACTAGTAGAAAGCGTCTAATAAATGATTTATTAGGTGGAAATAGTAATGTTGATGAACGAGACGAAGCTACAGCAGCGAGTACAGCTTTTGGTATTGAAAAAGGCGTGCATGCGGTACGTGTACACAATGTGAAAATGAATAAAATTGTCGCAAAAACAATGGATGCTTTAAAGGAGATTTAA
- the hslO gene encoding Hsp33 family molecular chaperone HslO, whose product MTNDYLVRALAFNDEVRAFAVDTTNTVQEAQTKHYTWPTASAALGRSITAGVMMGSMLKNEEKLTITIDGGGPIGKIMIDANAKGEVRGYVQNPQTHFPLNDQGKLDVRRAVGTDGMLSIVKDIGLKDYFTGSTPIVSGELGEDFTYYFVTSEQVPSAVGLGVLVNPDNSIKASGGFIIQLMPGASEQTISAIEEKVNQMETVSKLIDRGLTPEEIIETVLGKENTRFIDKMEVDFKCNCSREKFLNAIKGLGEAEIDAMIEEDHGAEAECHFCRTKYEYSEEDLIALKKA is encoded by the coding sequence ATGACAAATGATTATTTAGTAAGAGCACTCGCTTTTAACGATGAAGTTAGAGCTTTTGCAGTTGATACAACAAATACAGTACAAGAAGCACAAACAAAACATTATACTTGGCCGACAGCATCTGCAGCATTAGGTAGATCTATTACAGCGGGTGTCATGATGGGTTCAATGTTAAAAAATGAAGAAAAATTAACAATAACGATTGATGGCGGTGGCCCAATCGGAAAAATTATGATCGATGCGAATGCAAAAGGTGAAGTTAGAGGTTACGTACAAAATCCTCAAACACATTTTCCATTAAATGATCAAGGTAAATTAGACGTAAGACGTGCTGTTGGAACAGATGGCATGTTAAGTATCGTAAAAGATATCGGTTTAAAAGACTACTTTACTGGTTCTACACCTATCGTATCTGGTGAATTAGGTGAAGATTTCACTTATTATTTTGTAACAAGTGAACAAGTTCCATCAGCAGTTGGATTAGGTGTGCTTGTTAACCCAGATAATTCAATTAAAGCATCAGGAGGTTTTATCATTCAGTTAATGCCTGGCGCTTCTGAACAAACAATTTCAGCAATCGAAGAAAAAGTTAATCAAATGGAAACTGTATCTAAATTGATTGATAGAGGACTTACACCTGAAGAAATTATAGAAACTGTATTAGGAAAAGAAAATACAAGATTTATAGATAAAATGGAAGTAGACTTTAAATGTAACTGTTCAAGAGAAAAATTCTTGAATGCAATTAAAGGTTTAGGTGAAGCTGAAATTGATGCAATGATCGAAGAAGACCACGGAGCAGAAGCAGAATGTCATTTTTGTAGAACAAAATATGAATATTCTGAAGAAGATTTAATTGCACTTAAAAAAGCGTAA
- a CDS encoding RNA-binding S4 domain-containing protein, translating to MRLDKYLKVSRLIKRRTLAKEVSDQGRVKINGQTAKAGTNVSVEDELEIKLGNRIIVVKVTGLSEHANKENAKTMFDVIKEEKIQDSI from the coding sequence TTGAGATTAGATAAATATTTAAAAGTGTCACGACTCATTAAACGTCGTACACTTGCTAAAGAAGTGAGTGACCAAGGCAGAGTGAAAATAAATGGTCAAACTGCTAAAGCAGGCACAAACGTTAGCGTCGAAGATGAATTGGAAATTAAGTTAGGTAACCGCATAATTGTAGTGAAAGTAACGGGATTGTCTGAACATGCAAATAAAGAAAATGCGAAGACAATGTTTGATGTTATTAAAGAGGAGAAAATTCAAGATTCTATATAG
- the tilS gene encoding tRNA lysidine(34) synthetase TilS: MLEVTWKENDNLALAVSTGIDSMTLLHLLNTTYKHTYQNLICLHVNHGLRPESKDEAEFIEKFCFEHDIKVYIKTLDLSDFVNQNKSIQDVSRTMRYEWFDEMMQETNSDILITAHHKDDQKETIAYRLLTGRIGRSSLGIEPVQKKNTYLIVRPFLKIPKAALMEYQQAFKVHYFEDASNKDTKYTRNYIRNKILPVINQREDLSADHLLSLNHWMNEARDLVDEQAEIFIHNNVVGNDKAILDRKLFNQLNSIVKVRVLDRLMDTYIHHQFSMKAYQEWFEIFNNYSKQSIIPVSDDWQFVVAYDKLLLCEDIEFNVNSTYIKSNEQHLFGNWFIETKNIESPLFVRTRMSGDRIQFYNRGNKHHKKVNRIMIDNKMEIHKRENCPILVYNHHIIAVGDIWIDSNFKNALTITYIGDDFNERFD; this comes from the coding sequence ATGCTTGAAGTGACTTGGAAAGAAAATGATAATTTAGCATTGGCTGTTTCGACAGGAATAGATAGCATGACGCTATTACACTTGTTAAATACAACATATAAACATACGTATCAAAATTTAATATGTTTACATGTGAACCACGGATTAAGACCAGAATCTAAAGATGAAGCGGAATTTATTGAAAAATTTTGTTTCGAGCATGATATAAAAGTATATATTAAGACATTGGATTTATCTGATTTTGTAAATCAGAATAAAAGTATTCAAGATGTATCGAGAACGATGCGGTATGAATGGTTCGATGAAATGATGCAAGAAACAAATAGTGATATTTTGATTACAGCACATCATAAAGATGATCAAAAAGAAACAATTGCTTATCGTTTGCTTACAGGTAGAATTGGACGTTCATCATTAGGTATTGAACCTGTTCAAAAGAAAAATACGTATTTGATCGTTAGACCTTTTTTGAAAATACCGAAAGCAGCTTTAATGGAATATCAACAAGCGTTTAAAGTTCACTATTTTGAAGATGCATCTAATAAAGATACGAAATACACGAGAAATTATATACGCAACAAAATATTGCCAGTTATTAATCAGCGCGAAGATTTATCGGCAGATCATTTGCTTAGTTTGAATCATTGGATGAATGAAGCGAGAGATTTAGTAGATGAACAGGCTGAGATATTTATTCATAACAATGTGGTTGGAAATGATAAAGCGATTTTAGATAGGAAATTATTTAATCAATTGAACTCAATCGTAAAGGTACGTGTGCTAGATCGATTGATGGATACTTACATTCATCATCAATTTAGTATGAAGGCATATCAAGAATGGTTCGAGATATTTAACAATTATTCAAAACAATCTATAATTCCAGTATCTGATGATTGGCAGTTTGTTGTGGCATATGATAAATTATTATTATGTGAAGATATTGAGTTTAATGTAAATTCAACTTATATAAAAAGTAATGAGCAACATTTGTTTGGCAATTGGTTTATTGAAACGAAAAATATAGAGTCACCTCTATTTGTAAGGACAAGAATGTCTGGAGATCGTATTCAGTTTTATAACCGGGGAAATAAACATCATAAGAAAGTAAATAGAATCATGATCGACAACAAGATGGAAATTCATAAACGGGAAAATTGTCCGATACTTGTATATAATCATCATATTATTGCAGTTGGGGACATATGGATTGATTCTAACTTTAAAAACGCATTAACTATTACTTATATTGGAGATGACTTTAATGAAAGATTCGATTAA
- the folK gene encoding 2-amino-4-hydroxy-6-hydroxymethyldihydropteridine diphosphokinase: MHTAYLGLGSNIGDRELQLEQAIAAIDEIQGIEVTQTSPIYETKPVGYTEQPDFLNMCIEISTELESLDLLKTCMMVEKQLHRVRDERWGPRTIDIDILLYDQCVIQSPDLEVPHPRMIERAFVMIPLNDIASNVVEPITKKYIWELLPNDEQVVKYKSERN, translated from the coding sequence ATGCATACCGCATATTTAGGTTTAGGAAGTAACATAGGTGATAGAGAACTTCAATTAGAGCAGGCAATCGCAGCAATTGATGAAATTCAAGGTATTGAAGTTACACAAACATCACCAATTTACGAAACGAAACCAGTAGGATACACAGAACAACCTGATTTTTTAAACATGTGTATAGAAATCTCAACTGAATTAGAATCATTAGACTTATTAAAAACTTGTATGATGGTTGAAAAGCAACTTCATCGTGTTAGAGATGAACGATGGGGTCCAAGAACGATAGATATAGATATATTATTATATGATCAATGCGTTATTCAATCACCAGACTTAGAAGTTCCACATCCAAGAATGATTGAAAGAGCATTTGTAATGATACCACTTAACGATATCGCCTCAAATGTTGTTGAACCAATAACGAAAAAATATATATGGGAACTATTGCCAAACGACGAACAAGTAGTAAAGTATAAGAGTGAAAGAAATTAG
- a CDS encoding septum formation initiator family protein, with translation MAQKIKNIDNEFTQSQNKKKKSVSKSRQVVRKRLALFGGILLIIILFMMVMLYMQKNRNDELVQERKDKAVKYEKLQDKEIDLKEQIKRLNDKEYIEKLARSEYFLSNDGEVIFKLPKDKKESENDK, from the coding sequence ATGGCGCAAAAAATAAAAAATATAGATAATGAATTTACGCAGTCACAAAATAAAAAGAAAAAATCTGTCAGCAAATCGCGCCAAGTTGTTCGAAAGCGTTTAGCCTTATTTGGTGGAATATTGTTGATTATCATCTTGTTCATGATGGTTATGTTATATATGCAAAAAAACCGTAATGATGAATTAGTTCAAGAAAGAAAAGACAAAGCTGTTAAATACGAGAAACTACAAGACAAAGAAATTGATTTAAAAGAACAAATTAAACGGTTGAATGATAAAGAATACATTGAAAAACTTGCGAGAAGCGAATACTTTTTAAGTAATGACGGTGAAGTTATTTTCAAATTACCAAAAGATAAAAAAGAATCAGAAAATGATAAATAA
- a CDS encoding S1 domain-containing RNA-binding protein — MSIEVGNKVKGKVTGIKNFGAFVELPEGKSGLVHISEVADNYVENVNDHLTVGDEVEVKVLTVADDGKISLSIKKAKERPKRQAPKKEPKPEDFEKKLSNFLKDSEDKLTSIKRQTESRRGGKGAKR; from the coding sequence ATGTCAATTGAAGTAGGCAATAAAGTCAAAGGGAAAGTAACAGGTATTAAGAATTTTGGTGCATTTGTTGAACTGCCTGAAGGTAAAAGTGGCCTTGTGCATATCAGTGAAGTTGCTGATAACTACGTAGAGAACGTAAATGACCATTTAACTGTAGGCGATGAAGTAGAGGTTAAAGTATTAACAGTAGCTGACGATGGTAAAATTAGTTTATCCATTAAAAAAGCGAAAGAACGTCCGAAACGTCAAGCACCAAAGAAAGAGCCTAAACCTGAAGATTTTGAAAAGAAATTATCAAATTTCTTAAAAGATAGTGAAGATAAGTTGACTTCTATTAAGAGACAAACTGAATCACGTCGCGGTGGAAAAGGTGCAAAACGATAA
- the folB gene encoding dihydroneopterin aldolase, whose protein sequence is MDKIILTEMSFYGYHGAFKAENELGQIFLVDLELYLDLSEAGESDDLEKTVHYGEVFELVKEIMEGKPVQLIEHLAERIAKEIFSHYNRVLETKVKITKNNPPIPGHYKDVGIEIVRKR, encoded by the coding sequence ATGGATAAAATTATTTTGACAGAGATGTCTTTTTACGGATATCATGGCGCATTTAAAGCAGAGAATGAATTGGGACAAATTTTTTTAGTGGATTTAGAACTGTACTTAGATTTATCTGAAGCAGGCGAGTCAGATGACCTTGAAAAGACTGTTCATTATGGAGAAGTATTTGAATTGGTTAAAGAAATTATGGAAGGTAAACCAGTACAATTAATTGAACATCTTGCAGAACGTATTGCAAAAGAAATCTTTTCACACTATAATCGAGTATTGGAAACTAAAGTTAAGATTACTAAAAACAATCCACCAATACCTGGTCATTATAAAGATGTAGGTATTGAGATAGTGAGGAAGAGATAA
- the ftsH gene encoding ATP-dependent zinc metalloprotease FtsH, with translation MQKAFRNILMIALLAIVLFGVFQFINGNGQSPKQLTYNEFMTKLEKGDLKTLTIQPEQNVYMVSGQLKKGKDATYSSSILFNNQDDLKKITETANKQNDLKFNVKEEEKQSVFVSVLTTLIPVLIIAFLFIFFLSQMQGGGGGGGRVMNFGKSKAKLYDNQKKRVRFSDVAGADEEKQELVEIVDFLKDNRKFKKMGARIPKGVLLVGPPGTGKTLLARAVAGEAGTPFFSISGSDFVEMFVGVGASRVRDLFENAKKNAPCIIFIDEIDAVGRQRGAGVGGGHDEREQTLNQLLVEMDGFGENEGIIMIAATNRPDILDPALLRPGRFDRQIQVGRPDVRGREAVLKVHARNKPFDESVDLKAISQRTPGFSGADLENLLNEASLVAARSNKTKIDMRDIEEATDRVIAGPAKKSRMISEKEKNIVAYHEAGHTIIGCVLDEAEMVHKVTIVPRGQAGGYAMMLPKEDRYFMTEPELLDKIVGLLGGRVSEEINFGEASTGAHNDFQRATSIARKMVTEYGMSKKLGPLQFGNTDSGQVFLGKDMQSEPNYSDQIAYEIDSEVQRIIKEQYERCKQILTEHKSQLELIAKTLLVEETLVAEQIQSLFNDGTLPEVEYNDSQDNENGESDEDKYEGDLTKQEGTLDIEDDEVGKSYDEVKEEERDQEDRESDSSKDEPTNKKATDIDGLGSNKPPHGKE, from the coding sequence ATGCAAAAAGCTTTTCGAAATATATTAATGATCGCGCTTTTAGCTATCGTCCTATTTGGTGTTTTTCAGTTCATTAACGGCAATGGACAATCACCAAAACAACTTACATATAATGAGTTTATGACGAAGTTAGAAAAAGGCGATTTAAAAACGTTAACTATCCAACCAGAACAAAATGTATACATGGTTAGCGGTCAATTGAAAAAAGGTAAAGATGCAACATACTCATCTTCTATCTTATTTAATAACCAAGATGATTTGAAAAAAATCACAGAAACAGCTAATAAACAAAATGATTTAAAATTCAATGTTAAAGAAGAAGAAAAACAAAGTGTATTCGTTAGCGTATTAACGACACTCATCCCAGTTTTAATTATTGCATTTTTATTCATATTCTTCTTAAGCCAAATGCAAGGCGGCGGTGGCGGCGGTGGCCGTGTCATGAACTTTGGTAAATCAAAAGCCAAACTTTATGATAACCAGAAGAAACGAGTTAGATTCTCTGACGTAGCCGGAGCAGACGAAGAAAAACAAGAACTGGTTGAAATTGTTGATTTTCTTAAAGATAATCGTAAGTTCAAAAAAATGGGTGCACGTATACCAAAAGGTGTTTTACTTGTTGGTCCTCCTGGTACTGGTAAAACATTGCTTGCTAGAGCAGTTGCCGGTGAAGCTGGCACACCTTTCTTCTCAATAAGTGGTTCTGACTTTGTTGAGATGTTTGTTGGTGTTGGTGCAAGTCGTGTTCGTGATTTATTTGAAAATGCTAAGAAAAATGCACCTTGTATCATCTTTATCGATGAAATTGATGCTGTAGGTCGTCAACGTGGTGCTGGTGTTGGTGGCGGACATGATGAACGTGAACAAACACTTAACCAATTACTAGTTGAAATGGATGGTTTTGGTGAAAACGAAGGTATCATCATGATTGCAGCTACAAACCGTCCTGACATATTAGACCCAGCGTTATTAAGACCTGGACGTTTTGATAGACAAATTCAAGTAGGTCGTCCAGATGTTAGAGGTCGTGAAGCAGTACTTAAAGTACATGCTCGTAACAAACCATTTGATGAATCAGTTGACTTAAAAGCCATTTCTCAAAGAACACCAGGTTTCTCTGGTGCAGACTTAGAAAACTTATTAAACGAAGCATCATTAGTTGCAGCTCGTTCTAATAAAACTAAGATTGATATGAGAGATATAGAAGAAGCAACAGACAGAGTAATTGCTGGTCCAGCTAAGAAATCACGTATGATTTCTGAAAAAGAGAAAAATATAGTAGCTTATCATGAAGCTGGTCATACAATTATTGGTTGTGTATTAGATGAAGCAGAAATGGTTCATAAAGTTACAATCGTTCCACGTGGACAAGCTGGTGGTTATGCAATGATGCTTCCTAAAGAAGATCGTTACTTTATGACTGAACCAGAATTATTAGATAAAATCGTTGGTTTACTTGGTGGTCGTGTATCTGAAGAAATTAACTTCGGTGAAGCTTCAACTGGTGCACATAATGACTTCCAACGTGCAACAAGTATTGCGCGTAAGATGGTTACTGAATATGGTATGAGTAAGAAATTAGGACCATTACAATTCGGTAATACAGATAGCGGACAAGTGTTCTTAGGTAAAGATATGCAATCTGAACCGAACTATTCAGATCAAATCGCATATGAAATCGATTCTGAAGTACAACGTATTATTAAAGAACAATACGAACGTTGTAAACAAATCCTTACAGAACATAAATCTCAACTAGAATTGATTGCTAAAACTTTACTAGTTGAAGAAACGTTAGTCGCTGAACAAATACAATCATTATTTAATGACGGTACATTACCAGAAGTTGAATATAATGATTCACAAGATAACGAAAATGGTGAATCTGATGAAGATAAATATGAAGGTGACTTAACAAAACAAGAAGGTACATTAGATATTGAAGACGATGAAGTTGGTAAATCTTATGACGAAGTTAAAGAAGAAGAAAGAGATCAAGAAGATCGCGAATCTGATTCTTCCAAAGATGAACCAACAAATAAAAAAGCAACAGACATCGATGGTTTAGGTAGTAACAAACCGCCACACGGTAAAGAATAA